A portion of the Desulfotignum phosphitoxidans DSM 13687 genome contains these proteins:
- a CDS encoding enoyl-CoA hydratase-related protein — translation MTDTPDLLTKEEKNQAVILTLNRPAVMNCLNFDLLYALRDEIDDLQFSDTIRSVIITGAGEKAFCAGADLKERATLTQDQVKQFIVTIRNLLTAIQNLKMPVISAVNGIALGGGTEIALASDIRIASDTAVMGLTETRLAIIPGGGGTQRLPRIIGVSKAKELIFTGRRVDAKEALAIGLVNATAPPEKLMNTCLDMAAMIAETGPIAVEMAKYAIDKGIETDLATGLAIESNAYRVTIPTEDRIEGLTAFKEKRKPVYKGK, via the coding sequence ATGACTGATACACCTGATCTGCTCACCAAAGAGGAAAAAAACCAGGCCGTCATTCTCACCTTGAACCGGCCCGCCGTGATGAACTGTCTGAACTTTGATCTGCTGTATGCCCTCAGAGACGAAATCGATGATTTGCAGTTCTCTGATACGATCCGAAGCGTGATCATTACCGGGGCCGGAGAAAAAGCGTTCTGCGCCGGGGCCGACCTCAAGGAACGCGCCACCCTCACCCAGGACCAGGTCAAACAGTTCATCGTGACCATCCGAAATCTGTTGACGGCGATCCAGAACCTGAAAATGCCCGTGATCAGTGCCGTCAACGGCATTGCCCTGGGCGGGGGCACGGAAATCGCCCTGGCATCGGATATCCGCATCGCATCCGACACGGCCGTGATGGGACTCACGGAAACCCGGCTGGCCATCATCCCGGGCGGGGGCGGCACCCAGCGCCTGCCCCGGATTATCGGGGTGTCCAAGGCCAAGGAACTGATTTTCACCGGCCGGCGGGTGGATGCCAAAGAAGCCCTGGCCATCGGTCTGGTGAACGCAACAGCCCCCCCGGAAAAACTGATGAACACCTGCCTGGACATGGCCGCCATGATCGCCGAGACCGGTCCCATTGCCGTGGAAATGGCCAAGTACGCCATTGACAAAGGCATTGAGACGGACCTGGCCACAGGCCTTGCCATCGAGTCCAATGCCTACCGGGTCACCATCCCCACTGAAGACCGCATCGAAGGTCTCACGGCGTTCAAAGAAAAACGCAAACCCGTTTATAAAGGAAAATAA
- a CDS encoding acyl-CoA dehydrogenase family protein: MDFDLTKEQEMIRKEVRKFAQKEIAPVAGDLDEKEAFSADLTRKMGEIGLFGMFVSENYEGQAMDYISYIIAVEEIARIDGSQAATIAAGNSLGIGPIYYFGTEEQKKKYLPKLCAGEGLWGFGLTEPTAGSDAGGSKTTAVLDNDEWVINGSKIFITNAACDMTMGVTVQAVTGTRDNGKPEYSCILVESGTPGFKAVPMHKKMMWRASNTAELYFDDVRVPKENILGKKGDGFHQMLATLDGGRLSIGAMGLGGAQGAYDLALKYAKEREQFGQPISKFQAVAFKLADCAMEIECARNLLYKACWLKSNHRPFEKEAAMGKLYCSEVMSRVVDHAVQIHGGYGLMKEYHVERFYRDQKLLEIGEGTSEVQRLVISRHIGC, from the coding sequence GTGGATTTTGACCTTACCAAAGAGCAGGAAATGATTCGTAAGGAAGTCAGAAAGTTTGCCCAGAAGGAGATCGCCCCAGTGGCCGGGGATCTGGACGAAAAAGAGGCATTTTCCGCTGACCTGACCCGGAAAATGGGAGAAATCGGTCTTTTCGGCATGTTTGTTTCTGAAAACTACGAAGGCCAGGCCATGGATTACATCTCATATATCATTGCCGTGGAAGAGATCGCCCGCATTGACGGGTCCCAGGCCGCCACCATTGCTGCGGGCAACTCTTTGGGGATCGGCCCCATCTACTATTTCGGCACGGAAGAACAAAAGAAAAAATACCTGCCCAAACTGTGTGCCGGGGAAGGGTTGTGGGGATTCGGGCTCACGGAACCCACGGCCGGCTCGGATGCCGGAGGCAGCAAAACCACGGCCGTCCTGGACAACGATGAATGGGTGATCAACGGGTCCAAAATTTTCATCACCAACGCGGCCTGTGACATGACCATGGGCGTGACGGTGCAGGCAGTCACCGGGACCAGGGACAATGGCAAACCTGAATATTCCTGTATCCTGGTGGAAAGCGGCACACCCGGATTCAAAGCCGTGCCCATGCACAAAAAAATGATGTGGCGGGCCTCCAACACGGCGGAACTGTATTTTGACGATGTCAGGGTGCCCAAAGAAAACATTCTGGGTAAAAAAGGGGACGGATTCCACCAGATGCTGGCCACCCTGGACGGGGGCCGGCTGTCCATCGGCGCCATGGGTTTAGGCGGTGCCCAGGGGGCCTATGACCTGGCGTTGAAATACGCAAAGGAAAGAGAACAGTTCGGCCAGCCCATATCCAAATTCCAGGCCGTGGCGTTTAAACTCGCAGACTGTGCCATGGAGATTGAATGCGCCAGAAACCTTTTGTACAAAGCCTGCTGGCTGAAATCCAATCACAGGCCTTTTGAAAAAGAGGCGGCCATGGGCAAGCTTTACTGTTCGGAAGTGATGAGCCGGGTGGTGGACCATGCCGTGCAGATCCACGGGGGGTACGGCCTGATGAAAGAATACCATGTGGAACGGTTTTACCGGGATCAGAAACTGCTGGAAATCGGGGAAGGCACCTCCGAGGTTCAGCGTCTTGTCATCTCGAGACACATCGGCTGCTGA
- a CDS encoding adenosine-specific kinase codes for MELKTLAIENPESLNFILGHAHFIKTVEDIHEAIICTVPNARFGVAFCEASMECLVRHSGTDEGLIQLARDNAYALSAGHTFIIFMRDMFPINILNTIKNVPEVARIHCATANPVEVILAQTDQGRGILGVIDGFSSKGIETDADIEKRKGFLRMIGYKQ; via the coding sequence ATGGAACTGAAAACCTTGGCCATTGAAAACCCGGAATCACTGAATTTCATTTTAGGCCATGCCCATTTCATTAAAACCGTCGAAGATATCCACGAAGCCATCATCTGTACCGTTCCCAATGCCCGGTTCGGGGTGGCGTTTTGTGAGGCATCCATGGAATGCCTGGTCCGGCACAGCGGCACGGATGAGGGACTGATTCAGCTGGCCCGGGACAATGCGTATGCGTTGTCCGCCGGCCATACATTCATCATTTTCATGCGGGACATGTTCCCCATCAACATTCTCAACACCATCAAGAACGTGCCGGAAGTGGCAAGGATTCACTGTGCCACGGCCAACCCTGTGGAAGTCATTCTGGCTCAAACCGATCAGGGCCGGGGCATTTTAGGGGTGATTGACGGATTTTCATCCAAAGGCATTGAAACAGATGCGGATATTGAAAAACGCAAAGGATTTTTGCGCATGATCGGATACAAACAATAA
- a CDS encoding TetR/AcrR family transcriptional regulator, producing MTKDRKNKQRVADPEVPTQIKNPDLVRERRRHIIDSTVTLFITHGYHKTTTRMIAKAAGFSIGSLYEYVSSKEDLLYLVCKTIHEEVQKAVEEALADNTGDKAVLARVLRRYFKVCDNMADHILLMYQVTQFLPKKWQERVLTNELNITDIFITTLNQMSGKNNFPVLDDEIVNLVGHNISVLGQMWAFRRWHLQKQFTIEQYTAIQTDFILGLIF from the coding sequence GTGACAAAAGACCGGAAGAACAAACAACGGGTAGCGGACCCTGAGGTCCCCACCCAGATCAAGAATCCCGATCTGGTCAGAGAACGCCGCCGTCATATCATTGACTCCACGGTCACATTGTTTATCACCCATGGATACCATAAAACCACCACCCGCATGATCGCCAAAGCCGCCGGATTTTCCATCGGCTCTTTGTATGAATATGTCAGCTCCAAGGAAGATCTGCTTTACCTGGTTTGCAAAACCATCCACGAAGAAGTGCAGAAGGCCGTGGAAGAGGCTCTGGCCGACAACACCGGGGACAAAGCCGTGCTGGCCCGGGTGCTTCGCCGCTATTTCAAGGTTTGTGACAACATGGCCGACCATATTCTGCTCATGTATCAGGTGACCCAGTTTTTGCCGAAAAAATGGCAGGAACGGGTGTTGACCAATGAATTGAACATCACGGATATTTTTATCACCACCTTGAATCAGATGTCCGGCAAAAACAATTTTCCCGTGCTGGATGACGAAATCGTTAATCTTGTGGGACACAACATCTCCGTGCTCGGACAGATGTGGGCCTTCCGCCGTTGGCATCTGCAAAAGCAGTTCACCATTGAGCAGTATACCGCCATCCAGACCGATTTTATTCTCGGACTCATATTTTAA
- the icmF gene encoding fused isobutyryl-CoA mutase/GTPase IcmF, with the protein MTQETQPYTPKHAIKIVTATSLFDGHDAAINIMRRILQDTGAEVIHIGHNRSVKEVVDAAIEEDAQGIAVSSYQGGHMEYFKYMKDLLDEQGASHVRIFGGGGGVIIPAEMDELHAYGITRIYSPEDGAKMGLQGMINDMMRAMDGPGVDFDQLEFDRLNVDNKLTVARFISAIQEAGANDPDRLKQILAALAPKVESGNIPVIGLTGTGGAGKSSLTDELIIRILRDLPEMTIAVISCDPSRRKTGGALLGDRIRMNAIDNDRVYMRSLATRRSQTELPESLPHAVTVARAAGFDMILVETAGIGQGDSRVVDLVDLSVYVMTAEFGAPSQLEKIDMLDYADIVVVNKYEKKGAEDAIRDVRKQVQRNRKAWDKDPKELPVFGTIASKFNDDGLTAFYHALLNLINQKKNKGFTSSIPETGVKESSSKTIIIPGERTRYLAEIADTVRQYHLDTRNQADAVRERWHLASALELLDTGTDSPDQALARLKQALEEAQNQVEPQTDDLITAYTASSKAFEKDEFVYQVRDREFRVPLYTKSLSHSKIPKIARPGFSDPGDQYQWMRKENFAGQFPYTAGVFPLKRADEDPTRMFAGEGGPADTNRRFKLLSSSYPAKRLSTAFDSVTLYGFDPDRRPDIYGKIGTSGVSICTLEDVKVLYDGFDLCAPNTSVSMTINGPAPMMLAMFLNTAIHQQMDRFEKEHGRKPDENEAADIRAFALSTVRGTVQADILKEDQGQNTCIFSIEFALKMMGDIQQYFIDHQVKNFYSVSISGYHIAEAGANPITQLALTLANGFTYVEYYLSRGMHIDEFAPSLSFFFSNGMDPEYTVIGRVARRIWAVAMRYKYRGNDKSQKLKYHIQTSGRSLHSQDIQFNDIRTTLQGLCAIYDNCNSLHTNAFDEAITTPSAESVRRALAIQLIINREWGLAKNENPLQGSFIVDELTDLVEEAVLVEFERITERGGVLGAMETGYQRGKIQEESMYYEHLKHSGKLPLIGINTFEDPDANYADMANHLELSRSTEEQKNAQLERLDAFKAAHEDAREAALKRLQQTALNGGNMFEELMETVKVCSLGTITGALYEVGGKYRRNM; encoded by the coding sequence ATGACTCAGGAAACTCAGCCCTATACCCCGAAACACGCCATTAAAATCGTCACTGCCACCTCTTTATTTGACGGCCATGATGCGGCCATCAATATCATGAGGCGGATTCTTCAGGACACGGGCGCCGAAGTCATCCATATCGGACACAACCGGTCCGTCAAAGAGGTGGTGGATGCCGCCATTGAAGAAGATGCCCAGGGCATTGCCGTTTCCAGTTACCAGGGCGGACACATGGAATATTTCAAATACATGAAAGACCTGCTGGATGAACAGGGGGCTTCCCATGTCAGGATTTTCGGCGGCGGCGGCGGGGTGATCATTCCGGCGGAAATGGACGAGCTGCACGCGTATGGCATCACCCGGATCTATTCGCCGGAAGACGGCGCCAAAATGGGTCTCCAGGGTATGATCAACGATATGATGCGGGCCATGGACGGGCCGGGTGTGGATTTTGATCAGCTGGAATTCGATCGCCTGAATGTGGACAACAAGCTCACCGTTGCCCGGTTCATCTCCGCCATCCAGGAGGCCGGTGCCAATGATCCGGACCGGCTGAAACAGATCCTGGCAGCCCTGGCCCCGAAAGTTGAATCCGGAAATATCCCGGTCATCGGCCTGACAGGCACGGGCGGGGCCGGCAAATCCTCTTTAACCGACGAGCTGATCATCCGGATTCTCCGGGACCTGCCTGAAATGACCATTGCCGTGATCTCCTGTGATCCCTCCCGCCGCAAGACGGGCGGGGCCCTTCTGGGAGACCGGATCCGCATGAATGCCATTGACAACGATCGGGTCTACATGCGGTCTCTGGCCACACGCCGCTCCCAGACCGAACTGCCCGAATCCCTGCCTCACGCCGTGACCGTGGCCCGGGCCGCCGGGTTTGACATGATTCTGGTAGAAACCGCCGGCATCGGCCAGGGGGATTCCCGGGTGGTGGACCTGGTGGATCTGTCCGTGTATGTGATGACGGCGGAATTCGGGGCCCCGTCCCAGCTGGAAAAAATCGACATGCTGGATTATGCGGATATCGTGGTGGTGAACAAATATGAGAAAAAAGGGGCGGAAGACGCGATCCGGGATGTCAGAAAACAGGTGCAGCGCAACCGCAAAGCCTGGGACAAGGACCCGAAAGAGTTGCCGGTCTTCGGCACCATTGCTTCCAAGTTCAATGATGACGGGCTCACCGCTTTTTATCATGCCCTGCTTAATTTGATCAACCAGAAGAAAAACAAAGGGTTTACCTCGTCCATTCCTGAGACCGGGGTCAAGGAGTCTTCCTCTAAAACCATTATCATTCCGGGGGAGCGCACCCGGTACCTGGCCGAGATCGCAGACACGGTCCGGCAGTATCACCTGGACACCCGGAACCAGGCCGATGCGGTGCGGGAACGCTGGCATCTGGCATCGGCCCTGGAATTGCTGGACACGGGAACCGACAGTCCGGACCAGGCCCTGGCCAGGCTGAAACAGGCCCTGGAAGAAGCGCAAAATCAAGTGGAACCACAAACCGATGACCTGATCACCGCATACACGGCCAGCAGCAAGGCCTTTGAAAAAGATGAATTTGTCTACCAGGTCAGAGACAGGGAGTTCCGGGTGCCGTTGTACACAAAATCGCTGTCCCATTCAAAGATTCCCAAGATCGCCCGGCCCGGATTTTCCGATCCCGGAGACCAGTACCAGTGGATGAGAAAAGAAAATTTTGCCGGTCAGTTTCCCTATACGGCCGGGGTGTTTCCGTTGAAACGGGCGGATGAGGATCCCACCCGGATGTTTGCCGGCGAAGGCGGACCGGCTGATACCAACCGCCGGTTCAAGCTGCTGTCTTCCTCTTATCCGGCCAAGCGCCTGTCCACGGCTTTTGATTCCGTGACTTTGTACGGATTTGACCCGGACCGGCGCCCGGATATCTACGGCAAGATCGGCACCTCCGGGGTGAGTATCTGTACCCTGGAAGACGTCAAGGTCTTGTATGACGGGTTTGACCTGTGCGCCCCCAACACCTCCGTGTCCATGACCATCAACGGCCCGGCCCCCATGATGCTGGCCATGTTTTTGAACACGGCCATTCATCAGCAGATGGACAGATTTGAAAAAGAACACGGCCGGAAACCCGATGAAAACGAAGCCGCCGACATCCGGGCGTTTGCATTGTCCACCGTGCGGGGCACGGTCCAGGCCGACATACTCAAAGAAGACCAGGGACAGAATACCTGTATCTTTTCCATTGAATTTGCCCTGAAAATGATGGGGGATATCCAGCAGTATTTTATCGACCACCAGGTGAAAAATTTTTATTCCGTGTCCATTTCCGGATACCACATTGCCGAGGCCGGGGCCAACCCCATCACCCAGCTGGCGTTGACCCTGGCCAACGGGTTCACCTATGTGGAATATTACCTGTCAAGGGGCATGCATATCGATGAATTCGCCCCGTCCTTGTCATTTTTCTTTTCCAACGGCATGGATCCGGAATACACGGTCATCGGCCGGGTGGCCCGGCGCATCTGGGCCGTGGCCATGCGGTACAAGTACAGGGGAAACGACAAGTCCCAGAAACTCAAATACCACATCCAGACCTCGGGCCGGTCCCTTCATTCCCAGGATATCCAGTTCAATGATATCAGGACCACGCTCCAGGGGCTGTGTGCGATTTACGACAACTGCAACTCCCTGCACACCAATGCCTTTGACGAAGCCATCACCACCCCGTCTGCGGAATCCGTACGGCGGGCCCTGGCCATCCAGCTGATCATCAATAGAGAATGGGGCCTGGCCAAAAACGAGAACCCGCTTCAGGGATCGTTTATCGTGGATGAACTCACGGATCTGGTGGAAGAAGCCGTGCTGGTGGAGTTCGAGCGTATCACGGAGCGGGGCGGGGTTCTGGGGGCCATGGAAACCGGGTACCAGCGGGGCAAGATCCAGGAGGAGTCCATGTACTACGAGCACCTCAAACATTCGGGCAAACTGCCCTTGATCGGCATCAACACCTTTGAGGATCCGGATGCAAATTATGCGGACATGGCCAATCACCTGGAACTGTCCCGGTCGACGGAAGAACAGAAAAACGCCCAGCTGGAACGGCTGGATGCGTTTAAGGCGGCCCATGAAGATGCCCGGGAAGCCGCGTTGAAGCGGCTGCAACAAACCGCTTTGAATGGCGGTAATATGTTTGAAGAACTCATGGAAACGGTGAAGGTCTGTTCTTTGGGGACCATTACCGGGGCGCTGTATGAGGTGGGGGGCAAGTACCGCCGGAACATGTAA
- a CDS encoding universal stress protein produces the protein MEFKKIMNPVDGSSHSINSTRYAIDLAKKFDSHILLLHCHARFPVVLSEPYFQKAIDEIMKSSEDLIKPFEEMLEKSGVSYETRILEGTPGTHIAEAARIEKMDLIVMGSRGVSDLAGLFLGSVAHQVLNKAECPVFITK, from the coding sequence ATGGAATTTAAAAAGATAATGAATCCTGTGGACGGGTCTTCCCATTCCATTAATTCGACCCGGTATGCCATTGATCTGGCAAAAAAATTCGACTCCCACATTCTTCTGCTGCATTGTCATGCCCGATTTCCTGTGGTGCTGTCGGAGCCTTATTTTCAGAAGGCCATCGATGAAATCATGAAATCATCCGAAGACCTGATCAAACCCTTTGAGGAGATGCTTGAAAAATCCGGGGTGTCCTATGAGACACGAATTCTGGAGGGAACGCCGGGTACGCACATTGCGGAAGCGGCCAGAATTGAAAAAATGGATCTGATCGTCATGGGGTCCCGGGGCGTGTCGGATCTGGCCGGGCTGTTTTTGGGCAGTGTGGCCCATCAGGTGCTCAATAAAGCCGAATGCCCGGTGTTCATAACCAAATAA
- a CDS encoding beta/alpha barrel domain-containing protein, which translates to MTEYDYWKIFPRMPRKVTIGDITVRDGFQHLEKFISTPAKITYLEELIFAGCRNIEVTNLGNPRNMPQFSDAEELLAHLRSDSFVSRAAKKGIDMKDVTLTAITIREPSVDRAIELKKRGVGPDRVLMMVSTEEQHHFANSGTTLPNYWKEAERCIQKCSDAGIKMCGTVSTIWGSPIGGATALKDAVKFTRHWLDIGASDIEHADHDGSASAPQVYRYFSMILDEIPDTALHIAHFHETKRVASASTLAALQAGICHFECTLGGLGGQPANFLDDRPIKGTGDYYYDDPRYVGLVCLEDTLVQIDEMGIEHGYDVDRILWLGRQMERTVGHRLRSEAIINGRTLTQGHMEYARPGLAKLKGKLGEAPDQKFPE; encoded by the coding sequence ATGACAGAATATGATTACTGGAAAATTTTCCCGAGAATGCCCAGAAAAGTTACCATCGGCGACATCACGGTCAGAGACGGATTTCAGCATTTGGAAAAATTCATCTCCACCCCGGCCAAGATCACCTATCTGGAGGAACTGATTTTTGCCGGATGCCGCAACATCGAAGTCACCAATTTAGGCAATCCCAGAAACATGCCCCAGTTTTCCGATGCCGAAGAACTGCTGGCACACCTGCGGTCGGACAGTTTTGTGTCCCGGGCCGCCAAAAAAGGCATTGACATGAAAGATGTCACCCTGACGGCCATCACCATCAGAGAACCTTCCGTGGACCGGGCTATTGAACTCAAAAAGCGCGGCGTGGGCCCGGACCGGGTGCTGATGATGGTGTCCACGGAAGAACAGCATCATTTCGCCAATTCCGGCACCACCCTGCCCAACTACTGGAAAGAGGCGGAACGGTGCATCCAGAAATGCAGTGATGCAGGTATCAAAATGTGCGGCACCGTGTCCACCATCTGGGGATCTCCCATCGGCGGGGCCACGGCACTCAAAGACGCGGTCAAGTTCACCCGACACTGGCTGGATATCGGGGCCTCAGACATCGAGCATGCCGACCATGACGGGTCTGCATCCGCCCCACAGGTGTACCGGTACTTTTCCATGATTTTAGACGAAATCCCGGACACCGCTTTACACATCGCCCATTTCCATGAAACCAAACGGGTGGCCTCGGCTTCCACCCTGGCAGCGCTCCAGGCCGGCATCTGCCATTTTGAGTGTACCCTGGGAGGCCTAGGAGGGCAGCCGGCCAATTTTTTAGATGACCGGCCCATCAAGGGAACGGGCGACTATTATTATGACGATCCCCGGTACGTGGGCCTGGTATGCCTGGAAGATACCCTTGTACAAATCGATGAAATGGGTATAGAACACGGGTATGATGTGGACCGGATCCTGTGGCTGGGCAGACAGATGGAAAGAACCGTGGGCCACCGCCTGCGCAGCGAAGCCATCATCAACGGCCGGACCCTTACCCAAGGCCACATGGAATATGCCCGGCCCGGTCTGGCAAAACTCAAGGGAAAACTGGGAGAGGCCCCGGATCAGAAGTTTCCGGAATAA
- a CDS encoding helix-turn-helix domain-containing protein, with protein MEKEDKTPHINVDYFEDLTGNIEDGDDKSVDEVGKRIQQLREERGISLQDLSDLTGFEVSRLEDIEAGREKPQLGMVMKLSKALDAAVGRLVSGLGTKLYSITRKNDRKPVARSASKTSKKSVYAYMSLAPEVQGRHMEALIVQLEKAEEKEISVHNGEEFIYVLDGVANLTIAKESYDLEPGDSAYYLSTTPHYLTARTEKATILAVLYE; from the coding sequence ATGGAAAAGGAAGACAAAACTCCCCATATCAACGTGGACTATTTTGAAGACCTCACCGGAAATATTGAAGATGGGGATGACAAGTCCGTGGATGAGGTGGGAAAACGGATCCAGCAGCTAAGAGAGGAGCGGGGCATCTCACTCCAGGACCTGTCCGATTTGACCGGGTTTGAAGTGTCGCGCCTGGAAGATATTGAAGCCGGCAGGGAAAAACCCCAGCTGGGCATGGTCATGAAACTGTCCAAAGCCCTGGATGCGGCCGTAGGCCGGCTGGTTTCGGGCCTGGGCACCAAACTGTACTCCATTACAAGGAAAAACGACCGCAAACCCGTGGCCAGATCCGCTTCCAAAACCAGCAAAAAAAGCGTGTATGCTTACATGAGTCTGGCCCCGGAAGTCCAGGGCCGGCACATGGAGGCACTGATCGTGCAGCTGGAAAAAGCTGAGGAAAAGGAAATTTCCGTTCACAACGGGGAGGAATTCATCTATGTGCTGGACGGGGTGGCCAATCTGACCATTGCCAAGGAATCCTATGATCTGGAACCCGGGGATTCCGCCTATTATCTGTCCACCACCCCGCACTACCTGACCGCAAGAACCGAAAAGGCCACCATTCTGGCGGTCCTTTATGAATAA
- a CDS encoding acyl-CoA carboxylase subunit beta: MTDNQNFWEDREKELETMREKAAWPGGQKAVDNLAKRGKRPVRELIADLIDPDTPFFELSMLAGFGMGYPGVEDVPCAGIVTGIGKIHGNWTMIMANDSRVKAGTYFPITLKKHMRAQAIAENCGLNCVYIADSGGVFLPMQADVFPDDQHFGSIFYNMARMSAKGLRQVTLSTGGNTAGGAYIVFMACESIMIDKQSFSFLGGPPLVKMATGEEISAEDLGGARVHTQVSGGADHMCTDQAQAIARVRELLSLTRPQTLHLHRYAAKAPKTGSSTVYDVLPASPHHGIKGHAFLQAIADDSEFIEAKKNFAPGRGTNILTGKIRIKGLPAGVICSNGAGIIFHEAAKKVAEWVVRCSYEKVPLLFIQSAPGYMVGSESEHAGIGKYGADMVRAVSCAQVPRIQLVIGPDNGAANYGMCGRAYRPNFLFSTMRARTGVMSGKSAGGVLLSIEQAKRKATGNPMTPDEIAAFQQKMIDKYEGEAHPFFCASRLFNDRVLKFHEIRDWLAMALEVSLVRPIPDPSFGNFRF; encoded by the coding sequence ATGACCGATAACCAAAACTTCTGGGAAGACCGGGAAAAAGAACTGGAAACCATGCGGGAAAAAGCGGCCTGGCCCGGCGGTCAAAAGGCCGTGGACAATCTGGCCAAACGCGGCAAACGCCCGGTGCGGGAACTGATCGCGGATCTCATTGACCCTGACACCCCGTTTTTTGAACTGTCCATGCTGGCCGGGTTCGGCATGGGATATCCCGGCGTGGAAGACGTCCCCTGCGCCGGCATTGTCACGGGTATCGGAAAAATTCACGGCAACTGGACCATGATCATGGCCAATGACTCCCGGGTCAAGGCAGGCACCTACTTTCCCATTACCCTGAAAAAACATATGCGGGCCCAGGCCATTGCGGAAAACTGCGGACTCAACTGCGTGTATATCGCGGATTCCGGCGGGGTATTCCTGCCCATGCAGGCGGATGTATTTCCCGATGACCAGCATTTCGGCTCCATTTTCTACAACATGGCCCGAATGTCTGCCAAAGGGTTGCGCCAGGTGACTTTAAGCACGGGCGGCAACACGGCCGGAGGCGCCTATATCGTGTTCATGGCCTGTGAATCCATCATGATCGACAAGCAGTCGTTTTCCTTTCTGGGCGGTCCGCCCCTGGTTAAAATGGCCACGGGCGAGGAGATTTCCGCTGAAGATCTGGGCGGGGCCAGGGTGCACACCCAGGTGTCGGGCGGGGCCGATCACATGTGCACGGATCAGGCTCAAGCCATTGCCAGGGTCCGGGAGCTCTTATCTTTGACCCGTCCCCAGACCCTGCATCTGCACCGGTATGCGGCCAAAGCACCCAAAACCGGTTCATCCACTGTGTACGATGTGCTTCCCGCCTCCCCCCACCATGGGATCAAGGGGCATGCGTTTCTTCAGGCCATTGCCGATGATTCCGAATTCATCGAAGCCAAGAAAAATTTCGCCCCGGGCCGGGGCACCAACATCCTCACCGGCAAAATCCGCATTAAAGGATTGCCGGCCGGTGTGATCTGCTCCAACGGGGCAGGCATTATTTTCCACGAAGCTGCCAAAAAAGTGGCGGAATGGGTGGTTAGATGCTCCTATGAAAAAGTCCCGCTCTTGTTCATCCAGAGCGCGCCGGGCTATATGGTGGGATCGGAATCCGAACATGCGGGCATCGGCAAATACGGGGCCGACATGGTGCGGGCCGTGTCCTGCGCCCAGGTCCCCCGGATCCAGCTGGTGATCGGTCCGGACAACGGGGCCGCCAACTACGGCATGTGCGGCCGGGCCTACCGCCCCAATTTTTTGTTTTCCACCATGCGGGCAAGAACCGGGGTCATGAGCGGCAAAAGCGCGGGCGGGGTGTTGTTGAGCATTGAGCAGGCCAAGCGCAAAGCCACAGGCAATCCCATGACACCCGACGAGATCGCTGCATTTCAGCAGAAAATGATCGACAAATACGAAGGCGAGGCCCACCCGTTTTTCTGTGCATCCCGCCTGTTCAACGACCGGGTCCTTAAATTCCATGAAATCCGGGACTGGCTGGCCATGGCCCTGGAAGTCAGCCTGGTCAGACCGATCCCGGATCCGTCGTTTGGAAACTTCCGGTTTTAA